The Ostrea edulis chromosome 1, xbOstEdul1.1, whole genome shotgun sequence genomic sequence CAAATGAACAGATGAATTGATAAAACCAAACATCTGCAACCATGTGCAGTTCTTTGATTTGTTCACTTCGACACTTGTTCATCATTTGGTCATAAAATCACTGTCAGGAGTTTCATCCACAACACCTCCACCGGCCACTGTCagaaaatccattttttaaGTACTTCAAAGGATCTGTACTCATATACACATTGTCGCAGTCAAAGTAAACTCACTTAGAAAGTCCTGGTTAAAGGTACAAATTAGATATAGTGCAATTTTTTgattaaacttttttaaaatcctCATTTTGGAAATATTCACATACATTCATGAAGAACAGCTTTACAGAACactctgaaaaaataaaataaaatggcaaataagaataattttaaaaaataccacAGCTAGACCCCATATAACAAGAGTGTTAAATATTGTTGATGCCATAGTTATTTTGATAGCAAATTCAATATTAAATGGAGACTGTAAGTGAGAATCCTTAAATTGTCTAGAGCAAAATTAACCAGTCTATAAAATACACTGTAGATTGTttgcatacatacatatgtactgtAATATCTGCATTCtccagctacatgtacataaattatttGTCAACTGTTGTAAAACGGCATTAAACATCAAATGGTTTCTTGTCTggcctcagtaccccttgcttgtcgtaagaggtgactgaatggggcggtccttcggatgagaccgttaaaactgaggtcccatgtTACAGCAGGcgttgcacgataaagatccctccctgttcaaaggctgtaagcgtcaagcataggtctaaattttgtagcccttcaccggcaatggtgacatcttcatatgagtgaaatattctcgagagggacgttaaacaatttacaatcaatcaatctggcTCTCATGGCCTGACCTGGCCTGGCTCCAgtaaagaaatgaataacaCACCCGATGGTTTTAAATTATGAACCCGATCTCTTTTTAAGACTTTCTTTTCAAAGTGTTTAATATCAGTAAGGGTAactgaatattttttctaaGTTCAGAGCTCCGTATTTTTTCCAGATGAAATTTTTTCTAAGTTCTTCATTCCTATTGCATTTCTGATTGAAAATATATACTAAGTCCAACTTTCTGTATTTTTCCCGCatattttccagattttttccTCATTTTCTTACTTTCTTAGTTTCATCCATTTTTTCCGTATTTTTTCTGCATCTAAAATACGGAAATATATGGAGATCTGAGGTGCAGGTAGGCTAAACAGTTAAGAAAATCCAGTCCATTTTACTATTACCACAGCAAAGTTCTACTGGAAAACATTTTTGTAagtttagagattggccttatACCGGTATTTTAGATTACACAATGTAAGGCACATAATTTTGAAACGAACACGTAGTCCCGGTTtcggggcacattttccaagtaattacagtgtattttattataccgccAGAAGACCAATCTCTATttaaagcgtgaaacgattacacaaatcgaaattgggatggtCAGACGGGGAATCAGCAAATTTCGGAGAAATTGTCgctaaaaaaataaataaaaataaaacagaaaggggggggggtagcatTGTTCATACTTCAGGAGTCTGCGTGTAAACCCTTTTGCTGGCGGTATTTTATGCTACTGCATTGTCTAACGCAATTAACTTTGGTGGAGTTTGGACCTCACTCTCTAACGTAATTAACTTTGGTGGAGTTTGGACCTCACTGTCTAACGTAATTAACTTTGGTGGAGTTTGGACCTCACTGTCTAACGTAATTAACTTTGGTGGAGTTTGGACCTCACTCAATCGTTCATCTCATGCATTAAAAATTGACCGAAAAGAAATTGCATAATTAGACAGGGAATTGCAGATTATTTCAATCAAGTCTCTTTTAGCTCaaatccccccctccccctttttatGGCAATCATTGAAGGTTAGTGGAAATGTATCGCTAGCCACGCTTACCGAGTCCggaacagtggcggatttagagcccctccccccttttttgccacaaatttacaaaagtccagatttggcacccaaagtGACTGAGCATTTTGGATAAGACTAaactttcacacacacacaccctccctttcggaaatcctggGTCCGCCACTGCGGGAGTACATGTACCTACCCTACCGTAGTGAACAGAGACAATTAATAGACATGGTTTGTGACGTTGTGGAAGTAAATGAGTTTGAATGTTTTAGagttcgaccccccccccccccatgtgaAAAGATCCTGGATCTGTTCATGTATTACGAACGTAAATTTGAAGACGTTGAATTTAGACTCGTATTAGACACtttaaactttaaaacaaaaaatgcgTACCATccatccttctgtgtttagcaaaccagaagtgatgaaaGACTTTGATTGTTTACATGAGGAATATTTATTGGTTCCACCTGACAAAATTGTAACAACAaagtttttgtttgtaaggctcattattacaattgttcTTCAAACGAACTTAAAGTGGCTTTAATTCCACATATGGTTATCCAACTTATACTTCATGTtccctttttaaaaactttgtttttaaaagtcacGTTTTTCATTCTAAAGCACATTTAATTTCCAAtcaatgggacgaatgaatATAACTTACTATGCATATATACTAGATTCATTTAAACCTTCACAAACAGAGACATATTGCAGGATTCAGTAAATGTTCAGCCAGGCCCTTTTCtttactcctcacgaaaatgtcaACTGCTAGATATTGTGTAAATCAAACTAGATTCTCAAAAATTTCAGAGAatgtttagtaaatttgaaatcgcaaacaactttttaaaaatcaacagcatcaaaacatATGATTTTATTAACACATTACaccaccattcctcacgataaattcaAAACTATGTTTTTGAAGTCATAGACAGCTTCAATAAAATTGGAACTCGGAAATAGTCATACCTTGTTGTTAGCCACCCATAACCATTACTTTGTAGTTTTAATATCCAAAAGATGCTGGAGCTCTTATTTGACAATGGCTACgtaatctttggtgatcaggtcttccaacagtctgttggaattcccatggttACAAATTGTGCTTCTctgttattttgttttcttattcTCAAGAGGAAGAATTCATTCACACGCATctgcatgagaagaaaaaatccctAGCTGTGTATATCTTCAATTTGACAGTTAAATACATTGACAGCGTTTTATTTATGAACAATactcactttcattcatatgtctattCGATATATCATATTGAACTCGAAATATAAGACACCACTGattcttccatatctgcttcatatttggatgtttCATAGAAAGTAGACGTTATCTACAAACTAAcaatcaattttatgacaagcgggatgattttagcttctccatagTCAACTTCCCATTTCTGTATAGCATTATATTATGTCATCACCTACATATTTTGCTTATATGTCTCACCTGATTCAATACGCGAGAGCGTATTCTACGTATGATcaaaatcgaagcaggctactgacaaatatttTGGTGTTACAAGGATTTTAACATTCACATTTAAATtcagacatttttcaaattctatgaacgttataatgatctagtttgccaatgcaatgCCATTGGGtcgaatactgtctgacgtgttgcataccgattgttaggtcgttcttaaCATTCTGATTTTGAGTACAGATTACTTCGTTTAACTTCTCAAGgtatagggctaacggcggaCTTAACTTGTGAAGATGCTACTCAGCATGCTTCTATTCTTATATTGTAATATATGAAACAATGACGAAAGGAGAAGAGGAGAGctttgataaatataatgtagctgtcagccgggttcgatcgctggtggccagatagctcacttggtagagtacctgactagagattcaaggggcccgggttcgaaccctggtctggtccgttgcattttctcccttcctgttacaatactataaggagaaggcttatatataGTCTCTGCCTGCCTAATCCTTAttatgttaaaaaataaatatattcatcgactgccctatttcggtgactgaccagaatcggtgaccttttgtttacgtgtgtGTGTTGTCGTTTCTGGGTGTAGATTACGCCATCAATTTTGCCGTGGTGTTTGCAAACACATGTAGAGTACGTAATTTTTTTTCCCGAAAATGAACTATTAGAAGGAgagtatgcaaaaaatcaacatggacaccccaaaaataagcccataaaatttacttattactttttcaagcaaaacttcaaattgatataaagtataccaaaaatctagaattctacactgttattttattcattgacgtttAGTTGCACACTCAAGAGTTACAAACTTTTATTAACAACGGTCACTgaaataggtgacgtcaccgTTAATagtatactactcaaaatttgataaggatgatagatatttttctgtttaaaaaattaataactgcataacttgcaatattgtgtccaagtgaaatcaaaaacgtcttcaacaaacttgcacgtgcatttcatgccatgggaaatgcgtttctcatcacagtttatacTTTTGCTACCactgcacgattttcactcaggcatcggtgtctgattctttctaaaacttcaaactcacttgagtgtttacactacgtttatcaacacaatgtcccctcaacgtgtaaggcgtcgcctgacgacagaacaactgggcagctgtattggaatgcttgacgttggctattcacaacgtgacgttgcaaatgcactaaacgtcagccagagcgttgtaaacaggacctggaaccgacagcaaacttttggtacagcagcacaccgacatgggggtggtcgtcagaggtcgacaacccaacgccaagaccattttgtggttcttcaggcacgacgccatcccttctggacagcaaccagcctacgtaacgacctcctgaacgccccggggtgaatgtgtccactcagacgatacggaatcggcttcacaatgcaggtctcaactcgagaagggcatgtgttcgagtccctctgactgtttgacaccggcgggagcgattggactgggctgaagatcatgacgtcacttggacacagaacgattgggttcaagttctgttcaccgatgagtccaggtattgtttggactttacagacaggaggcaccgagtgtggcgacgacaacgtgaacgtttccatgatgccaacatcagtgaacatgaccgttatggtggtggttccatcatggtctggggtggaatcatcAGGgttggaagaacagatcttcatgtcctggagagaggaacaatgacgggggtgcggtaccgggatgagatcctcgatgtttacgtcagaccctacgctggtgctgttggtcctgagttcatcctgatggatgataacgcccgtcctcatcgcgccagtgtggtggagcagtaccttcagcaggagacaattgtccgtatggactggccagagcgctcgccggacttgaacccgattgagcatgtatggaacatgctgctgGTTACCCTTTCACGCcatagagcacaacccacgactttggcagagctcggaaacgccctcgtggaagagtggaacaaccttcccattggaaatatccgggtgcttattgacagcatggctcgacgttgtcaagccgtcattgatgcaaggggaggccatacccggtattgacacttcatcggctaagtgtaatgatggactatccccaaaaactgtgtaattctttctctggtttgctgttaactttttgtaatgaaatgccttttggtgttgttatcagatttcaagcattccgtatcaTGTATGGCAAGAAATCGAAGCAGTTTCCCTGCGTAGCAATTTTGTAACCAGGTTACAATAGGAAACAGTGTTACAATGTCAAATGCAGGGTTACAGGGGTTACACTAGAAAATAGGGTTACAAGGTTAAGTGCAGGCCTAGGTTACAGAGGTTACAAACCTTTCTCTCATGTTGAAACAATGGTCTGTAACTCTCGTAACCCTTGTAACCCTGCATTTAAAGATAAGTGGGTGTTGAAACAATGGTCTGTAACCCTCGTAACCCCTGTAACGCTGTATTTAAAGATAAGTGGGTGTTGAAACAATGGTCTGTAACCCTCGTAACCCTGCATTTAATGATAACTAGGTGTTGAGAGAAAAAATCTGTAACCCTCGTAACCCCTGTAACCTTGCATTTAAAGATAAGTGGGTGTTCAAACAATGATCTGTAACCCTGCATTTAATGATAACTGGGTGTTGAGAGAAAGGTCTGTAACCTTGCGTTTAAAGATAAGTGGGTGTTCAAACAAAGGTCTGTAACTCTCGCAACATTACAATAGCTTTTCAGCACTACAAGATATATGTTTGATATGCTACATTGGATAAAAATATTGTTCCTATTGTAACCTGGTTACAAAATTGCCACCCAGGGAATTCTTGCCATATCTATTCCGTATTGAttaaagttcatgccgttcatgaattttaattcataacctgagtaaacacgtttctgagtcaaatttatgtctttttgttatgttagtggtaaattacacacatataacctagtgatccttatcaaattttgagtagtatactttaaaggtaggtgtgtcatttatttatttaaccCAAGTGattaaaatgagaaaatcgcAGTTTATCATTAAGGTCACCGGaactggtcagtcgacgatactatatagaaatatatcatGATCAACATCTATATATTTGTTCTTGATTACGAGATAATTTTCTCGTAAAATTTTACGAGATCTTACGAAATAGTTGAAATGAATCTTATTTTTAGCTACTAATAGGCTTCCGTACTTTCGTACATTTCAgctgttttgaaaacaaaataaaagatgACGAACTGATATAAAAATTGTGATCGAATTGGAAATTTCTTGCTATATTTTTACTGCACGTTATGCAgtttttttaagatatttcatctttttttcttttttcttttcccTTTTTTTCTGCGAAGTGACCGGATCCTAATATGACGCATGCGCGAATTGCTCACAACTTGGGTATCACCCAGAGAAGTCAGCATTGACgtaattttacaaatattttggaTTTTTTGAGCAACAATGACATCACTTTTGATTCCCAGATGATGAAGCGTATCACGTTTAAAAGCGTGAAGCTCTCGTTACACCGCCGCAGGCGAAGTCCAACCGATGACGGACCAATTGTAGGGGATGGTGAATCAACCTCAGAATCACACAGCCCAAGTCTCCCAGATTCCACCCCCGAGGTAAGGAAGAAAGAGAAGATTGGGTTGTTAAAGAGCTTCAAGCGCCGTCTCACTACCAATCTCCGTCGAAAAAGTGACGACGGCCATGAGAGTGACCACATCGAAGACCATTATATGACCGTGCCTTCAAAACGTGACTCCAAAAAACACAAGAACAAGTGGAAGCCCCCTGATCACTCCTCCAAGTCAAACTCATCGTCTCATAGCTGTGATAGCTTAGATCTGAATATTACCTCAAACAGTTTTCAGAAACTGTGTGATATACAGACTAACACTGATGCGTATGATATAAATGTGAAAAAAGACAAAGCAAGCTGCAAGACGAAAGATATGGCTCGCTTTCAAGTGACAGAAAAATGTAAAAGTGACCAGCTACCGAAGGAGTGTGTTGTTAAAAATGTTAATGTGAAAGAGGGTAATATATGTGTGGATAAAATGTCTCTTCCTTACCTGGAAACCAGGACTGAGGTGACAAGGGCATCAACCTTTACTGATTGTGATGAAGAACGGGAGGCTCCTAAAGTGTGGAATTTGACACAAGAGTTATTTCGACTCTCAAAGTTTGGGTGGTACTGGGGCCCTATTACACGTGTGGAGGCAGAAGACAAACTTGCCAATCAACAGAATGGTGCTTTTCTTGTTCGAGACAGTTCTGATGAACGATACTTATTGAGTTTAAGTTTTCGATCTTATGGTCGAACTTGGCACACACGCATTGAACACTGCAACGGAATGTTTAGCTTTTATGCTCAGCCTGAAACTGAAGGATATCCTTCAATAGTAGATTTAATAGAACACTCCATGAACGACTCCCAGACTGGGATTTTCTGTTATTCCCGATCAAGGTCCCCTGGTGCTCCATCATTCCCTGTGCGGCTCACAAAACCTGTATCACGTTTCACCCAAGTGCGGTCTCTCCAGTATTTGTGTCGTTTTGTCATTCGCCAGTACACACGCTACGACCATATTCAGCAGCTTCCTCTTCCAAAGAAAATAAAAGGATGGATTGAAGAGAATCAGTACTAGGGCATGCAAAAGCTCTTTGTTTACAACATATTAGATATATAAATGTTCTTTTGAAAACGCATTAAGAATTTCCCGGTTGTCATATTGTACCACTATATGTAAACTTAAAGTTTTAAGTTGTTAGGAGTTTGTCAGTTTGTACAAAACttgtaaatactgtacatttGGGTTTTTTATTTGGAATTACCTCCTCTTTATAAATGATGGCTCAATATTTGCCtttgaatatttattatatCATGCATTTCATCATATTTAGATCGTAGAATGTTTACACTTGTTAATTTTATTTGTTGTGAGTGCATAATGAATTTGTCCAAATCCTGAACATTTTCTACTTTTGGATGTgtgacaaatttataattaattacTATTTTATTGCTTTGCATTAAGtaatacatgttatgtatttcatatttttttcttcttgttgaTACTAGATGAtctgatttttaatatatacagaggtgatcattttttttatgcTTTTCTCTGATATACATGTTCCTAGCTCTCAGATCACAACGAGTACAACATGATTGTTATGGTCTAGTTCATTGCTATGAATCTTTGATGAAGTATGTTGAGCTTAGCATCACATATAAAGTAGAGTTAGACAGGGCTAGAATTAAACACATTTGTTTGCACTCATTTCaccaatttaaaacaaaatccgGGACTTAAATgggtttatttcttatatttttatcaatttttttttttttactcatttcttctTTATTCCAGAATTGTGCAGGTCTACCAGTTTTTACATGGCATTTAATTATAGATATACAGGAAAGATAAATACAAATTTGCTCATTTAATTTAATCATGTTAATGCAGAGTCAAGAGAGGGCAaacaaagatattttttaaagatggcTCAGGACAAGATCCATCTTATGGTATGAATTTTATGATCATATAAATTTTTCAGTCTGAAGTAAAATTTTCTTGCAAATACATCTAAAGTTGCATGAAGGTGagtgatgtttttatttttgtgaatatgggcatttttctatatacattgtactagTTATTGTAGTACTAATGATACAGTACACAAAATGGAAAACAAGCTCTCTCACTCCAGTAGACTTTAATATAGATAATAGAATGGTTATTTCTAATGGGGATTAGAtaataagaaatttatattaGTCAGAATATATATTAAAGACCAGAAAGAGATGAGATGAATAATTGTAAGGGTTATTTCATGAGTGTATTGTGTTGTTTATGCATTTTTATGTTGGTACGTCAAGAACTCCAGATATTGAGAAGTTGTCAATGTGGTTGTATTACaaagtaatatttatttatttgccATTAAGAACAAAGTGACAtgacattgtatatgtataacaaGGCTGTACGCATTGGACTTAGAACATTATTAGTTTAATAGGTCCTAATTTAGTATAGTAGAAATACACTGCTTTATTTCGGTTTATGTCTATGCTAAGTGTACTCCAGCATAATTCACATAAGATCCTTTGATCTACTCACTTATTTCACAACACAAGGATCTTTGGTGaagtgaaatattaaaatgGAACAAATTAAATGATCCAATTTTGAATTTGGTTTAGTTTACTCTTATGTGcaatatcttttacatagaGTTCTATGGTGCTGTATTTTACCACTTCACAAATATTCAGCAAAACAGTATGTGCAATATTGGCAACAGAGTAGGGAAATCCCCCTTCTggatttttgaatattttaatcacattctACATTTCACTGATCATGCTCCACTGGTTTGTCTTCAGAGATTGTGGAATTATCCTCTTGTTCACACAGTTTTTCTAGACATGGAATACAAAGTGTGTAACTGCAATACTgaagagttaaaaaaaaaatatctgaacTGTAAAGCATTTCAAATAaggttgttgggtttttttttaaaagaatatacaTTGAGTAGGACAAAAATCTCTTGAGATTGCTGATGAGGCATTTGATCGTGGTACTCTTTTTAAAGTTTAATCATGAATTGTGATGTTGAATGCTGTCCGTGTCTTATGTACATGTTTGTTTACTAGTCAGATTTCATTACAGTACTACTAAATTTTGCAACACACCTTTAGTATAACTATAATTTGTTGTCAACAGACAGTTAGCAATACAAGTAATGGATTGACCACCAAAGGTCTTGCTCATCCCCCATGATCACTGATTGACCATCATAGTGGTGCCAACACATAACTATTAGCTTAGTGAATCTAGGTATTAGAATGCTGTGTATTgtcattgttttttaaaacagttatactgttagattttcattttttacaatCTATGATCTGACATTTTCAAAAAACCAAGTCAGTTGATATTGCCTCTGGGAGCGCTAAGATCTCAATTGTAATGAACACAAATGCATATATGTGTATTTTTAGCACAGTGATGCTTTACTATTTTGAAGACATTTAAATCCTTGACAAAGTACAGTAAATTTTGcaacaatatattttgaaatgtttattactgttttGTATTCTGGTTTTATCTCACTTGAGTCACTGGTTTAcatgaggtttttttttttttcaaaattaaatcatttatgaACATGTATCGCTATACAGTGACATGTATAAGGGTGAGATCAGAAGTTCAATGTccgacaaaaaactaaattcacatagttttcaccacaatttttaacaagtatcccccccccccaaaaaaaaacctaaatatgatgaatgttgaaactaaccGTAAGaacaaataaaaagaaaaacatacaagtacACATCAcactttgtataatttttctaatgtttattcaccaatgaaaaggtacattaaaactattaaatgttcattaaaatgtaatatgtGGTTTTCAACAATCGCTTGTATTTTGTTcattttccactaaagtgtaattgatgtcggatgacagaatcTAAAGGGAAAttttatcccccctccccctaactgtttgaatttagatttttatcagacatcgatcttttgatctcgtaCCTAAATTGCTGTCAAGTGACACAACTTTTCACGAATATCTCTCCCCATATTCATGAAACGGAGATGACAAATCTTTCTTTGACACAAGTGAGCATTGTGGTATTTGGTTTTGTTGGTATACTTTCACTCATTTGAACTTTACACAATCTATCCAGGATACTGGATAGATTGTGTAACATTAGGATATATAATTTTAGGTTGTTTGATGATGTACCATATCACAGAGCTTATGATTTTAAATGGGAAGtaacaa encodes the following:
- the LOC125675844 gene encoding uncharacterized protein LOC125675844, with protein sequence MMKRITFKSVKLSLHRRRRSPTDDGPIVGDGESTSESHSPSLPDSTPEVRKKEKIGLLKSFKRRLTTNLRRKSDDGHESDHIEDHYMTVPSKRDSKKHKNKWKPPDHSSKSNSSSHSCDSLDLNITSNSFQKLCDIQTNTDAYDINVKKDKASCKTKDMARFQVTEKCKSDQLPKECVVKNVNVKEGNICVDKMSLPYLETRTEVTRASTFTDCDEEREAPKVWNLTQELFRLSKFGWYWGPITRVEAEDKLANQQNGAFLVRDSSDERYLLSLSFRSYGRTWHTRIEHCNGMFSFYAQPETEGYPSIVDLIEHSMNDSQTGIFCYSRSRSPGAPSFPVRLTKPVSRFTQVRSLQYLCRFVIRQYTRYDHIQQLPLPKKIKGWIEENQY